Proteins encoded within one genomic window of Triticum aestivum cultivar Chinese Spring chromosome 2D, IWGSC CS RefSeq v2.1, whole genome shotgun sequence:
- the LOC123050105 gene encoding BTB/POZ and MATH domain-containing protein 3-like, with protein MGNIIASSAHQYAPETETWSRCYTEGTTVTHNFEIAGYSLLHGMGTGNYVTSSTFTVGGCDNCEWDIMFYPDGATKDEGEEADHASAYLRLRPCSRQPWPTAVMTKYTLSLWGKDGQLCQQRSTRHTFTPGGTGWGHVRFVPKSKLLALKDDCFTITCVLTVLKERHMEEVSTFIVPIPTSNFHQDFGNMLKDGEGTDVTFVVGDQSFQAHRALLAARTPFFRAELFGPMKENKMQRINIDDVEPSVFKALLHFIYTDALPDNHDVRKNTTLQHLMVAADRYGLDRLAAMCEGELCRGIDVQTVATTLTLAKQHCRERLKDICIDFMSSRDVFGDVKKTDGFKHLVTSCPEVITDILQENLPLPEVVRTNPRRTPGWLKRQQRSSQVRRAVLVSACVLVPAVVVSCRVYMRRH; from the exons ATGGGAAACATCATAGCTTCTTCGGCGCACCAGTACGCCCCCGAGACCGAGACGTGGTCACGATGTTACACGGAGGGCACCACGGTGACGCACAACTTCGAGATCGCCGGCTACTCGCTGCTCCATGGCATGGGCACCGGCAACTACGTCACGTCGAGCACGTTTACCGTCGGCGGCTGCGACAACTGCGAGTGGGACATCATGTTCTACCCCGACGGGGCCACCAAGGACGAGGGCGAAGAAGCTGACCACGCCTCCGCCTACCTCCGTCTCCGTCCCTGTAGCCGACAACCATGGCCGACGGCCGTGATGACCAAATACACTCTGAGCTTATGGGGCAAGGATGGCCAATTGTGTCAGCAACGGAGCACACGTCATACGTTTACCCCTGGTGGTACGGGCTGGGGCCATGTCCGCTTTGTCCCCAAGTCCAAGCTGCTGGCCCTCAAAGATGACTGCTTCACCATCACGTGTGTCTTGACGGTCTTGAAAgagcgccacatggaagaagtgaGCACGTTCATCGTCCCGATCCCAACGTCGAACTTTCACCAAGACTTTGGGAACATGTTGAAGGACGGGGAAGGCACGGATGTGACGTTCGTCGTGGGCGACCAATCGTTCCAGGCTCATAGAGCTCTGTTGGCCGCTCGGACGCCGTTCTTCAGGGCGGAGCTCTTCGGTCCGATGAAAGAGAACAAGATGCAGCGCATCAACATTGATGACGTGGAGCCCTCTGTGTTCAAGGCGCTTCTTCACTTTATATACACAGATGCCTTGCCGGATAATCACGATGTCAGGAAGAACACGACACTGCAGCATTTGATGGTTGCCGCGGATCGGTACGGGTTGGACAGGCTAGCCGCCATGTGTGAAGGAGAGCTATGCCGAGGCATTGACGTGCAGACAGTTGCAACCACCCTAACTTTAGCGAAGCAGCATTGTCGCGAGCGACTGAAAGACATTTGCATTGACTTTATGTCTTCGCGGGATGTGTTCGGTGATGTCAAGAAGACCGATGGATTCAAGCACCTTGTGACAAGCTGTCCGGAGGTTATAACAGATATTTTACAAGAAAATTTGCCGTTGCCAGAG GTGGTGCGGACCAATCCGCGGAGGACACCTGGGTGGCTCAAAAGGCAGCAGCGCTCATCGCAGGTCCGCCGTGCAGTTCTCGTCTCCGCTTGCGTTTTGGTGCCGGCGGTGGTGGTCTCTTGTCGAGTGTACATGAGGCGACACTAG